One region of Gilliamella sp. ESL0405 genomic DNA includes:
- the rep gene encoding DNA helicase Rep has protein sequence MRLNSSQQQAVEYVSGPCLVLAGAGSGKTRVIINKIAYLIRVKEYLPRQIVAVTFTNKAAREMKERISHSLSKQEARGLKISTFHTLGLDIVRREYKHLGIKANFSLFDDHDQTALLTELTQQWLEGDKDLINQLRSTISNWKNDIVDATVAMARAQTNKEKLFAHCYQLYEKQLKACSILDFDDLILLPTLLLKNNEEVRDKWQTRIRYLLVDEYQDTNTSQYEFIKLLVGDRAKFTVVGDDDQSIYSWRGARPKNLVLLKQDFPTLEVIKLEQNYRSSGRILKVANILIENNHHIFEKKLFSELGYGEALKVISADNEEHEAEKVVNDLIGHRFANNSQFGQYAILYRGNHQARLIEKMLMQYRIPYRISGGTSFFARTEIKDLMAYLRLLTNPDDDNAFIRIINTPKREIGPVTIQKLGEWANHRAVSLYQASHDMGLTELLSGKRMESLQQFIQWFDSLIRKSQSEPMEAIHELLHGIHYESWIYETSASPTAGQMRMRNVEQLVSWLNDMLNGDDLDEGMTLEQAVARFTLRDMLERNETEEELDQVQLMTLHASKGLEFPYVYLVGMSEGVLPHQTSIDEDNIEEERRLAYVGITRAQQELTFSFSRQRKQFGETVYVEPSRFLLELPQDDLEWQDQRNELSPEKKMQQGQSRLAMLKAQIANAK, from the coding sequence GTGCGTTTAAATTCAAGTCAACAACAAGCGGTTGAATATGTTTCCGGGCCTTGTCTGGTTTTAGCCGGTGCTGGCTCTGGAAAAACTCGGGTTATCATCAATAAAATAGCTTATCTGATTCGTGTAAAAGAGTATTTACCACGTCAAATTGTTGCGGTAACTTTTACCAACAAAGCTGCTCGGGAAATGAAAGAGCGTATTAGCCATTCTTTAAGTAAACAAGAAGCAAGAGGGCTAAAAATATCGACATTTCATACGTTAGGTCTTGATATCGTTCGTCGTGAATATAAACATCTTGGTATAAAAGCTAACTTTTCGTTATTTGATGATCATGACCAGACTGCATTGCTCACTGAGCTTACTCAGCAATGGTTAGAAGGTGATAAAGATCTTATCAATCAATTGCGTTCAACAATTTCAAATTGGAAAAATGATATTGTTGATGCAACTGTTGCTATGGCAAGAGCACAGACCAATAAAGAAAAATTGTTTGCTCACTGTTATCAACTCTATGAAAAACAATTGAAAGCTTGTAGTATTCTTGATTTTGATGATCTCATTTTACTCCCAACTTTGCTATTAAAAAATAATGAAGAGGTACGGGATAAATGGCAAACCCGAATTCGGTATTTATTGGTCGATGAATATCAAGATACGAATACCAGCCAGTATGAATTTATAAAGTTACTAGTCGGTGATCGCGCTAAGTTTACTGTGGTTGGTGATGATGATCAGTCTATCTATTCTTGGCGAGGTGCTCGTCCTAAAAATTTAGTTTTACTTAAGCAAGATTTTCCCACTCTTGAAGTCATTAAGTTAGAGCAGAATTATCGTTCTTCAGGCCGTATATTAAAAGTTGCCAATATTCTAATCGAAAACAATCACCATATTTTTGAAAAAAAACTTTTTTCAGAATTAGGATATGGTGAAGCGCTCAAAGTAATTTCTGCCGATAATGAAGAACATGAAGCTGAAAAAGTCGTAAATGATTTGATTGGCCACCGCTTTGCCAATAATAGTCAATTTGGACAATATGCGATTCTTTATCGCGGTAATCATCAAGCTCGATTAATTGAAAAAATGTTGATGCAGTATCGCATTCCTTACCGAATATCGGGAGGGACTTCGTTTTTTGCTCGAACTGAAATTAAAGATCTCATGGCTTATCTACGTTTATTAACCAACCCCGACGATGATAATGCTTTTATTCGTATCATTAATACCCCTAAACGTGAAATTGGCCCGGTCACAATTCAAAAGCTTGGCGAGTGGGCAAATCATCGGGCAGTGAGTTTATATCAAGCAAGTCATGATATGGGACTGACAGAGTTATTATCCGGTAAACGCATGGAGTCATTACAACAGTTTATCCAGTGGTTTGACAGTTTAATTCGAAAATCACAATCAGAACCAATGGAAGCTATCCATGAGCTGTTGCATGGTATTCACTATGAAAGTTGGATCTATGAAACATCTGCTTCACCCACAGCAGGTCAAATGCGTATGCGAAATGTGGAACAGCTTGTTAGCTGGTTGAATGATATGCTAAATGGTGACGATCTTGATGAAGGAATGACTTTAGAGCAAGCCGTTGCCAGATTCACGTTACGTGATATGTTGGAACGAAATGAAACGGAAGAAGAGCTTGATCAAGTACAATTAATGACCTTGCATGCCTCAAAAGGTTTAGAGTTTCCCTATGTTTATTTGGTGGGAATGTCTGAAGGGGTGTTACCTCATCAAACGAGCATCGATGAAGATAATATAGAAGAAGAACGCCGCCTTGCTTATGTTGGTATTACACGTGCTCAACAAGAGCTCACTTTTTCATTTAGTCGCCAACGTAAACAATTTGGCGAAACGGTATATGTTGAACCAAGCCGTTTTTTATTGGAGCTTCCACAAGATGATTTAGAGTGGCAAGATCAACGAAATGAACTATCACCAGAAAAGAAAATGCAACAAGGGCAAAGCAGACTCGCCATGTTAAAAGCGCAAATTGCCAATGCGAAATAA